The window GAGACGGGACTCCAACCGCTCCCGAACTGTGGGCCGACGAGGGCAAGACCGTTCGTCGGCTCCGCAAGACCTACTTCACGGCCACCCAGCGACTGCAGGAGCGTGAAAGCGAGCGTATCGCAGAATCGTTCGGCGACGACCTGTGGGACCAGATCGACGACGTGTTCCACCGTGTCACACGCGAAGTTGTGGCGTACGCCGAGTCCGTCGAGAATCCGGTTCTCGTGCTGGAAGACCTGACGTACATCCGGGAGTCGATGGACTACGGCGCGTACATGAACCGCCGGCTTCACGGCTGGGGATTCGCGAAACTCCACGCGCAGATCCGCTACAAGGCCGTCGAGAAGGGCATCCCCGTCGAGACGGTGAACCCACGCAACACCTCGAAGGAGTGCCACGCGTGCGGTGAGGTGGGATACCGCCCTCAACAGGCGACGTTCAAGTGTACGAACGATGCGTGCTGGATGGGGGAGTATCAAGCGGACGTGAACGGAGCGGTGAATATTGCGGATCGCTACCTCAGTGGAGAGAGTCGTTCCAGAGAACACGAGAACGACGATGACTCGGCTGAGGATGGGGGGCGTTTGACCGCCCCACAAGACAGCCAAGCCGATGCTGAGACCCAGCAGGCGACGCTTGGAACGTATGCGTCTTGAAACCGTAGGGCCAGGCTCAGCCTGAAATCCCGTGGTGGGATTCCCGCGTCTTCAGGCGCGGGAGGAGGTCAAATCGTTCGTGTACTCGAACTCGACATCGTAGCTCCAGCGCTCTTCGCCATCCGTGGTCGCGAGCGCAGAGACCGTCGTTCCTGACCCGACGACGATGGTGTCGTCGAAGAGGGTGGGGCCACCATCAACGGCCCCCAGGGTGGTCACCCAGCGCTTGCTGCCATCGGTGCGTGAAAGTGCGTACACGCCGTCCTTCTCCGGGCCGAAGCATCCCGCGCAGGCGGTCACGATGCCAGCGGCTCCCGCTCGAAGGAGGTCACGACGCCCCATCCAGCCCCCAGCCATGCTAGATACTGGCTGACGTATGTGTGATATAGCTACTGCTTCGGCTGGTTCAGGTGAGTGCGTCGCTCCGATTGTGGAAGCTCACGGCTGGGCCCGGTCTCTCTCCCGATAGGCGACATCGAGGTCGAGGTCATCGTACATTCGGTCCAGCATCGCCAACGCCGATTGGAACTGGGCGTAGTGTTCGCGCATATACGCGATTGTCTCCTCCTGAGGAATCACCGGGTAGCCTTCGACGTGCTCGATGTCGAGCGATCGACGCGGGTCAAGGACGAACTGCAGTGGCCCTGCCACCTCATCAGGGAGCTGGCGTTCGGATGCGGTCGGAAGGCCGAACGACTCGAAGAACGACTCCCAGGCGTCGACATCTCGCTCGCGAACTGCGAGGAACAGCGGGTAGTCTTCGGGGCTCCGACCGACCTGGTAGCCTCCCTGTGTCCACACGTAGACGGCATCGATTCGCGTGAATGCGAACGGCCAATTCCCGAACTGCGGGAGCACGTAGGCCTCCTCGATAGTAGGTGGACTGACGCCGGCGCTCGCAGCGACGAGTTCGCGTGCAGCAACCCTCACACGGTCGTCGACTATCGAGAGGCCATCGGCTTGACATCCTCCTCCGGTTAAAGCCGGAGGAATCCCGAGCGTTGGGATATTAGGGTTTGCAGTCTCCCTGCTCTCTCGTGTTGAACGACCCGCTCTCGCGGTCGAACAGGAAGACTCCGGGCTGTGCCAAACAGCCGTTACTCATATCCCCCGTCGGGGGACTCTGAGTTATCTTTCGGCGGATGTTCACCGCACCGTTCACGTCCGCGTTCATCGTCGCCCCGCACGACTCACAGACGTACAGACCGCGCTCCACCCGATTCGAGTCACGAATCTGCCCACAACACGAACACGTCTTGCTCGTGTTTTCCTCATCCACTTGATCAACGAGGATACCGTGTTCCTCGGCCTTGTATTCGAGCAGATTCGTGAAGCGGTCAAACTCCCATCCGTGGAGTTTCTTGTTCCCCGACACGCCCCAGTTCCGCGAGTCGCCGTGCCCATCCTCGCGTATGTCACCGAGGTCGCCAACTGCTATCTTCTCCACACCTTCTTCGACACACCGCTGAACGATGTGTTTCGAGAGCGTGTGGAGGAAGTGGGCTTTGCGTCGGGAGAGTTTCTGTCGAGCTTTCCGCGCACGCTTCGACGGGCCGTTCTCGCCTTCGGTCTGGTACTCCTCGCAGGTGAAGTAGTGCTTGTCCTCTTTCAGCACGTTCCCCGGATATAGTTCACTCGCGCCATCTTCGTAGTCGATAGCGAGGTAGTTGCTGATGCCAAGATCGATACCCGCCGTGTTGTTACCCGATGCGTTTTCGACTGGAATCTCTTTCTTGCAGACGAGGTGGAGTTCCCACTCGTCGCCGTTCCAGACAGCACGCACCTGTTGGATGTTTTCGACTTCTACGTCGGGGCGAGTTTCGTACTCTGCGAGGATGAAGTCAGACCGGCTCTCTTTCAGGTTGAAGCCTTTCGAGAGGCGGAGTTGGCCGTGCTTGTCGTCGTGCTTGATGGCTCGCTTCTTCCACGTGACGGTGGAGCGCGCGTGGTCGTTGCCACGTTTTCGGTAGCCCGGTGGGTTGTTGCCGCCGTCGGAGTTATACCAGCCGGTGAACGCTTCAGCAAGTTCTTCGAGAACTCGCTGACTTGACTGAGAATGCAGGTCACTGTAGCGTTCGTGATCTTTCAACTCCGATTTCAGCTCGGCTTCGTCGGGTATCTCACCGGTTTCGTCCCACCGTTCTTGGATGTAGTAGCGTCCGACGTTCCACAGTTTGGATGCAGAGAACCCGCACTGGTCAAGGTCGTCACGAACCTGTTGGTGGTTCGTGATGCGTGCGACGTAGGTGCGAGTTGTCTCCAGCATCGTACTGTCTTCATAATATGTTATGGAAGAATATGTATTAAAATCAACGACCAAGAGAGGAGAATATCCGGCTATGGCATCGACCGGCAGAAGTCACGCACCATGTCGGCTGTATCCCCCGCCTAAAGGCGGAGGTATTAGCCTTGTAGTCTCTATAAACAAATATCATACTACAGTATCCGGGGGGCTGTCTGATTCCTGGAGACCGAGCCACGACGCATCGATAGCGACCATATGTACTGTGGAACCGGATAGGGGCCACAAACCACCCGATACCCGATTTGGGTGCTGCTGAGGCGCCCTAACCTTTGTCTCGGTCTCCGCTAGAGTGGGTTGTGTGACCGAAATCAGTGGTAGAATCGAGT of the Haloglomus salinum genome contains:
- a CDS encoding PQQ-binding-like beta-propeller repeat protein produces the protein MAGGWMGRRDLLRAGAAGIVTACAGCFGPEKDGVYALSRTDGSKRWVTTLGAVDGGPTLFDDTIVVGSGTTVSALATTDGEERWSYDVEFEYTNDLTSSRA
- a CDS encoding RNA-guided endonuclease InsQ/TnpB family protein, which gives rise to MTELTKTLELKLVEPNAHKRRKLRETRAAYQQALQDAFGQHCTTQSEANDVVVDYDLSGYAKNALKKYVPQLTTTYNAGELHDDHPVRFTNEGLRLDHKPENAIEWYVKIPHHEDYHLWLPAQPNPEQRDWLEALNAGDAELGESRLFERDGTWFLHVTATRDVADGSEVSAEEWTPIGVDIGEASLVTVCHRDGDGTPTAPELWADEGKTVRRLRKTYFTATQRLQERESERIAESFGDDLWDQIDDVFHRVTREVVAYAESVENPVLVLEDLTYIRESMDYGAYMNRRLHGWGFAKLHAQIRYKAVEKGIPVETVNPRNTSKECHACGEVGYRPQQATFKCTNDACWMGEYQADVNGAVNIADRYLSGESRSREHENDDDSAEDGGRLTAPQDSQADAETQQATLGTYAS
- a CDS encoding RNA-guided endonuclease InsQ/TnpB family protein; the protein is MLETTRTYVARITNHQQVRDDLDQCGFSASKLWNVGRYYIQERWDETGEIPDEAELKSELKDHERYSDLHSQSSQRVLEELAEAFTGWYNSDGGNNPPGYRKRGNDHARSTVTWKKRAIKHDDKHGQLRLSKGFNLKESRSDFILAEYETRPDVEVENIQQVRAVWNGDEWELHLVCKKEIPVENASGNNTAGIDLGISNYLAIDYEDGASELYPGNVLKEDKHYFTCEEYQTEGENGPSKRARKARQKLSRRKAHFLHTLSKHIVQRCVEEGVEKIAVGDLGDIREDGHGDSRNWGVSGNKKLHGWEFDRFTNLLEYKAEEHGILVDQVDEENTSKTCSCCGQIRDSNRVERGLYVCESCGATMNADVNGAVNIRRKITQSPPTGDMSNGCLAQPGVFLFDRESGSFNTREQGDCKP